Proteins encoded in a region of the Fibrobacter sp. UWB15 genome:
- a CDS encoding PorV/PorQ family protein translates to MRKSLLTALLFAPALSFAAGSAIITLEMPVGARQLGMGEAGAALADDPTAMYYNPAGLAFGPLADEWRMSYPADSKNAPFFTSMASRSKDGFFSKSELWAGTAQGIQKFDGEQWVNYHSITLQGNAKVRDAVKVYVGSERGLDEYVRQVKKFNDIKSADDEKHVVEVKMPWNLVVKDTITAILYNKGTEKLWVGTPKSLYRFDGKAWKNYDDELGNHRITALESQGASVWIGTEDGLFVYRNGQFEQKGKVLPSQKIRSLVWSENRKELYVAVEGAGIARLIPKKSVNDKDRWSLFTEEDGIMDLSPTALAVDSSGHVWAAHNGGLSHFTLRKWEQVQFADNKVNDISVDQRGGIWIATDKGVWRHLPDYATASGRKAELERGAAEEESSTKSEDEWVHYHSGNGLSTNKVWAVLPQGGDVWFSTANGMEQFKDADYQITAFYEKLLPILNIPDLYHLYAGMTIPLNDWGTLGFFVNFVSFGSTVASGDVDADDLVAYNSSEIVGGFSYGTRFPNDWGLGLSIKFFYSDLSSGAAAGEEEATTFGYAFDIGVLKKNLFIDKLNFALVLANIGPSVYYVDKTIEDPIPLTWRLGLSYEILSLADYKWTIVADYNREVVYDDAKGNPEPFYISSWKSLIHPEKDGNKVKESIMQGVFNLGTEFVYANTIALRAGYLYDETGKRNEVDLGFGFMLSDVLQFDFATIKDVGDNDGVRDGQMRFGMLFKF, encoded by the coding sequence TTGCGTAAATCTCTACTTACAGCACTTCTTTTTGCGCCCGCATTGTCTTTTGCGGCAGGCTCTGCCATTATCACGCTCGAAATGCCCGTTGGCGCACGCCAGCTGGGTATGGGTGAAGCCGGTGCGGCTCTTGCCGACGACCCGACCGCCATGTACTATAACCCGGCAGGTCTAGCCTTCGGTCCCCTGGCCGACGAATGGCGCATGAGCTACCCCGCCGATTCCAAGAACGCCCCCTTCTTCACGAGCATGGCCTCCCGATCCAAGGACGGCTTCTTCAGCAAGAGCGAACTCTGGGCCGGTACCGCACAGGGCATCCAGAAATTTGACGGCGAACAGTGGGTCAATTACCACTCCATTACCCTGCAGGGTAACGCCAAGGTCCGTGACGCCGTAAAAGTCTATGTAGGTTCCGAACGCGGCCTGGACGAATATGTGCGCCAGGTGAAAAAGTTCAACGACATCAAGAGTGCCGACGACGAAAAACACGTGGTCGAAGTCAAGATGCCTTGGAACCTGGTAGTCAAAGACACCATTACAGCAATCCTTTACAACAAGGGAACCGAAAAACTCTGGGTAGGTACACCCAAGTCCCTTTACCGTTTCGACGGCAAGGCCTGGAAAAACTACGACGATGAGCTGGGCAATCACCGCATTACCGCTCTCGAAAGCCAGGGCGCCTCTGTCTGGATTGGTACCGAAGACGGCCTGTTCGTTTATCGCAACGGTCAATTTGAACAGAAAGGTAAGGTGCTCCCCAGCCAAAAGATTCGTTCCCTGGTGTGGTCCGAAAACCGCAAGGAACTTTACGTGGCAGTCGAAGGCGCCGGTATCGCAAGGCTCATTCCTAAAAAGAGCGTGAACGACAAGGACCGCTGGAGCCTGTTCACCGAAGAAGACGGCATTATGGACCTCTCTCCGACCGCCCTCGCTGTCGACAGTTCGGGACATGTATGGGCCGCCCATAACGGAGGCCTTTCGCACTTCACGCTGCGCAAGTGGGAACAGGTGCAATTTGCCGACAACAAGGTGAACGACATTTCCGTAGACCAGCGCGGAGGCATCTGGATTGCAACAGACAAGGGCGTATGGCGCCACCTGCCAGACTACGCCACCGCAAGCGGCCGCAAGGCTGAACTTGAACGTGGCGCCGCCGAAGAAGAAAGTTCTACCAAGAGTGAAGACGAATGGGTTCACTACCACAGCGGCAACGGCCTTTCCACCAACAAGGTGTGGGCAGTCCTTCCCCAGGGTGGCGACGTATGGTTCAGCACCGCCAACGGCATGGAGCAGTTCAAGGACGCCGACTACCAGATTACCGCCTTCTACGAAAAGCTCTTGCCGATTCTGAACATCCCCGACCTGTATCACCTTTATGCAGGCATGACCATCCCGCTGAACGACTGGGGAACTCTCGGTTTCTTCGTGAACTTCGTGAGCTTCGGTTCTACCGTTGCCTCGGGTGATGTAGACGCCGACGATCTAGTAGCCTACAACAGTTCCGAAATCGTGGGCGGCTTCAGCTACGGTACAAGATTCCCGAACGACTGGGGCCTGGGCCTTTCTATCAAGTTCTTCTATTCCGACCTGAGTTCTGGCGCGGCCGCAGGCGAAGAAGAAGCGACCACCTTCGGCTACGCCTTCGACATTGGCGTTCTGAAGAAGAACTTGTTTATAGACAAATTAAACTTCGCCTTGGTGCTTGCCAACATCGGTCCGAGCGTCTACTATGTAGACAAGACCATCGAAGACCCAATTCCCTTGACCTGGCGCTTGGGCCTTTCTTACGAAATCTTGAGCCTTGCCGATTACAAGTGGACCATAGTCGCCGACTATAACCGCGAAGTCGTTTATGACGATGCCAAGGGAAATCCGGAGCCGTTCTACATTTCGAGCTGGAAGTCCCTGATTCACCCCGAAAAGGATGGCAACAAGGTCAAGGAATCCATTATGCAGGGTGTGTTCAACCTGGGTACCGAATTCGTGTACGCCAACACGATCGCACTTCGCGCCGGTTACCTGTACGACGAAACCGGCAAGCGTAACGAAGTAGACCTGGGCTTTGGCTTCATGCTTTCGGACGTGTTGCAGTTCGACTTCGCCACCATCAAGGATGTTGGCGACAACGACGGTGTACGCGACGGCCAGATGCGCTTCGGCATGCTGTTCAAGTTCTAA
- a CDS encoding HD-GYP domain-containing protein has protein sequence MKTALKKFFDFENGSSLKSVLLLIATGLLLNIIPAKVALGLHLPLYLDCMGTIITAMLGGNLPAVIVGFASNAINGISDPVTMFYGVISIFIAALATFFYHQRFFKNIPRLFVVILSFALIGGGIGSVFTYFLYGFNFGEGISAPFAVAFHEVLGWNKFTSQLWADIVLDFFDKGVVVVFAVFIFRFIPRVIKNHLNRVFLRVNHQDVMKKMVRHSLLRKVVYMVIVAEVLLGGLACTIGFFLYRENSVNSFIGIANGVTKAASTAIDPEKVEDYIARGYEVDDYAFVRKVLYSIRESFPQTKYLYVYQIKQDGCHVVFDLDTEGEPGGAPGDVVEFDPSFEPYLPTLLAGGEIEPIISDDKYGWLLTVYRPIRNSSNKTVAYVAADISMENILRDEAIFFIKMLSLFFGLSIIIMSIVLELVKRGVVIPMNQMSLAAMKIAANTTRASMLDTEKVDLESIRDSVERLGKIGVQTRDEIEHLYEAIYTMASDTYNFIQRVQEQNERIRRMQEIIIMEFAEVVEARDKSTGNHIKKTAEYVEAIALQLKAEGKFKDVLTDAYIEKLKRAAPLHDIGKIAVSDLILNKPGKLTDEEFDIMKSHTTEGWKILTKMVEDAGDTIDADYMVESIDMAHYHHEKWDGSGYPTHIKGEEIPLSARIMAVADVFDALVAERVYKKPFTYEKAMAIITEGAGKHFDPDIVEAFTHISERLYGARTKLTPPPEEVIANADTGAAPEQTKS, from the coding sequence ATGAAAACGGCTCTCAAAAAGTTTTTTGATTTTGAAAACGGCTCCAGCTTAAAAAGCGTTCTGTTGCTTATTGCCACAGGTTTGTTGTTGAATATCATTCCGGCAAAGGTTGCGCTTGGGCTCCATTTGCCGCTATACCTGGACTGCATGGGAACGATCATTACCGCTATGCTTGGCGGAAACCTGCCCGCAGTCATAGTCGGTTTTGCCTCGAATGCGATTAACGGTATTTCGGACCCCGTGACCATGTTCTACGGGGTAATCAGTATTTTTATTGCTGCCCTTGCGACCTTCTTTTACCACCAGCGCTTTTTCAAGAATATCCCGCGCCTGTTTGTCGTAATTCTTTCGTTTGCCTTGATTGGCGGCGGTATCGGTTCTGTCTTTACTTATTTCTTGTACGGGTTCAATTTCGGCGAAGGTATTTCGGCCCCGTTTGCCGTAGCGTTCCACGAAGTCCTTGGTTGGAACAAGTTTACCTCGCAGCTTTGGGCCGACATTGTTCTTGACTTCTTTGACAAGGGCGTTGTCGTTGTATTCGCGGTGTTCATTTTCCGCTTTATTCCCCGTGTTATCAAGAATCACCTGAACAGGGTGTTCCTGCGAGTCAATCATCAAGATGTGATGAAAAAGATGGTACGTCATTCCTTGCTCCGCAAGGTGGTGTACATGGTGATTGTGGCAGAAGTCCTGTTGGGTGGTCTCGCTTGTACGATCGGCTTCTTCCTGTATCGTGAAAATTCCGTCAATAGCTTTATCGGTATTGCAAACGGTGTGACCAAAGCGGCATCTACGGCAATTGATCCTGAAAAGGTCGAAGATTATATAGCCCGCGGCTACGAGGTCGATGACTATGCGTTTGTGAGGAAGGTTCTGTACTCTATTAGAGAAAGCTTCCCCCAGACCAAGTACCTGTACGTGTACCAGATTAAGCAGGATGGTTGCCATGTGGTGTTCGATCTGGATACCGAAGGCGAACCGGGAGGGGCTCCAGGCGATGTCGTTGAATTTGATCCGAGCTTTGAGCCGTATTTGCCGACTCTTTTGGCCGGTGGCGAGATTGAACCGATTATCTCGGATGACAAGTATGGCTGGTTGTTGACTGTTTATAGGCCGATTCGCAATTCGTCGAACAAGACGGTTGCCTATGTGGCTGCCGATATTTCGATGGAAAACATCCTCCGTGACGAAGCGATCTTCTTTATCAAGATGCTTTCGCTGTTCTTTGGGCTTTCCATTATTATCATGAGTATTGTACTTGAACTGGTAAAGCGCGGCGTGGTGATCCCCATGAACCAGATGTCGCTTGCCGCCATGAAGATTGCTGCTAACACGACTCGTGCAAGCATGCTTGATACCGAAAAGGTGGATCTTGAAAGCATCAGGGATAGCGTGGAACGTCTCGGCAAGATCGGGGTGCAGACAAGAGACGAAATTGAGCATCTTTACGAAGCTATCTACACGATGGCGAGCGATACCTATAACTTTATCCAGCGTGTGCAGGAACAGAACGAACGAATCAGGCGCATGCAGGAAATCATTATTATGGAATTCGCAGAAGTGGTTGAAGCCCGCGATAAGAGCACGGGTAACCACATTAAGAAGACTGCCGAATATGTGGAAGCGATTGCCTTGCAGCTCAAGGCCGAAGGCAAGTTCAAGGATGTGCTCACGGATGCCTACATTGAAAAGCTGAAACGCGCCGCACCGTTGCATGATATCGGAAAGATTGCCGTGTCGGACTTGATTTTGAACAAGCCGGGTAAACTCACCGATGAAGAATTCGATATTATGAAGAGCCATACCACCGAAGGTTGGAAGATTTTGACCAAGATGGTGGAAGATGCCGGCGATACGATCGATGCGGACTACATGGTCGAATCGATTGACATGGCGCATTATCACCACGAAAAGTGGGACGGCTCCGGCTATCCGACCCACATCAAGGGCGAAGAAATTCCGCTGTCTGCAAGAATCATGGCGGTGGCCGACGTGTTCGACGCCTTGGTGGCAGAACGCGTGTACAAGAAACCGTTTACCTACGAAAAGGCGATGGCGATTATTACCGAAGGTGCGGGTAAGCATTTTGACCCGGATATCGTGGAAGCCTTTACGCATATTTCGGAAAGACTATACGGCGCAAGAACCAAGCTGACCCCGCCGCCAGAAGAAGTGATTGCGAATGCTGACACTGGTGCCGCTCCGGAACAGACTAAAAGCTAA
- the recR gene encoding recombination mediator RecR: protein MNIEPQSLEALIGEFSSLPGIGQKTARRLAYHILSKNEGDVERFSANLLNAKKNVHPCPRCYAFTDEDLCPVCKARPDSKCICVVEKSSDIVPFERSGIYKGTYFVLGGVISPLDGIGPEHLHLPELVKRIKDEGIEELIFALGSSPEADSTALMLDHMLQGVNVKRTRLARGIPMGSDLEFVDEVTMLRAFEGRVSL from the coding sequence ATGAACATTGAACCGCAAAGTCTTGAAGCGTTAATCGGGGAATTTTCATCGCTCCCCGGAATCGGGCAGAAGACCGCCCGAAGGCTTGCGTATCATATTCTTTCCAAAAACGAAGGCGATGTAGAACGGTTCTCGGCGAACTTGCTGAACGCCAAGAAGAACGTACACCCCTGCCCGCGCTGCTACGCATTCACCGACGAAGACCTGTGCCCTGTATGCAAGGCAAGGCCCGACTCCAAGTGCATTTGCGTAGTCGAAAAAAGCTCCGACATTGTCCCCTTTGAACGCTCGGGCATTTACAAGGGCACCTATTTTGTTCTGGGCGGCGTGATTTCGCCCCTCGACGGGATCGGCCCTGAACACCTGCACCTTCCCGAACTGGTAAAGCGCATTAAGGACGAAGGCATCGAAGAACTTATATTTGCATTAGGTTCTAGCCCCGAAGCCGACAGCACCGCGCTCATGCTCGACCACATGCTTCAAGGCGTAAACGTCAAGCGCACGCGCCTTGCCCGCGGAATCCCCATGGGTTCGGACCTGGAATTTGTCGACGAAGTCACCATGCTCCGCGCATTCGAAGGGAGAGTCAGCTTATGA
- a CDS encoding DUF167 domain-containing protein — translation MRINIKVHARSKRESVTELPDGSYKVEVKAPPVDGAANEAICELLAEHFHVHKRDVSVVSGATNNKKIVEIIK, via the coding sequence ATGCGAATAAACATCAAGGTACATGCCCGGAGCAAGCGCGAAAGCGTGACGGAGCTCCCTGACGGGAGCTATAAAGTCGAGGTCAAAGCTCCTCCTGTGGATGGAGCCGCCAATGAAGCCATCTGTGAACTGCTAGCGGAGCACTTTCATGTGCATAAACGCGATGTTTCGGTAGTTTCGGGCGCTACAAACAACAAAAAAATAGTGGAAATTATAAAGTAG
- the hisE gene encoding phosphoribosyl-ATP diphosphatase, with translation MTFEEMYALACQRKKDMPEGKGTTELFKKGPHGIGKKLVEEAAESWMAARFESRDAQCLELSQVLYYVAVMMAEKGLTLEEVYAKL, from the coding sequence ATGACATTCGAAGAAATGTACGCACTGGCCTGCCAGCGCAAAAAAGATATGCCCGAAGGCAAGGGAACTACTGAACTTTTCAAGAAGGGGCCGCACGGCATCGGCAAGAAGCTCGTCGAAGAAGCCGCCGAAAGCTGGATGGCAGCACGCTTTGAAAGCCGCGACGCCCAGTGCCTCGAACTTTCGCAAGTTCTTTACTATGTGGCCGTGATGATGGCCGAAAAAGGTCTCACCCTCGAAGAAGTGTACGCTAAACTATGA
- a CDS encoding GGDEF domain-containing protein produces MIKFLKNFWGAQDTLERKMFWSILVVVTVVAICSAIFTIYEGLNFSASLASLGCALLCFIIAFVAVRTSLYNQCYLVMCCALSCFLMPMLFLFCGGITSGMPLYCITSLALIAFAVRGRAKNISFIISLLIQAATIYMSWKNPDILYTTLDRDGAFLDILVTHILTSITLFAVGSFSLMAYVQEREKSEKLVARLDYLAVRDSLTGLYNRRYLLKFLDERVWKHRNDYFIAMFDLDNFKQVNTKYDHKFGDKVICAVSELIQKVSDEIAGECVARYGCEKFIYLISAGSEVEAYSKVESIRKAVRQIRLDEHPELQITISGGLLPCSAKSVADVNQLLFRVDELVVSAKKQGKNQIRNMVEN; encoded by the coding sequence ATGATTAAGTTTCTAAAAAACTTTTGGGGGGCGCAAGATACACTAGAACGTAAAATGTTCTGGTCTATTTTGGTGGTTGTTACTGTAGTAGCAATCTGCTCCGCAATCTTTACCATTTACGAGGGACTGAACTTCTCGGCGTCCCTCGCCAGTCTCGGTTGCGCCCTTCTCTGCTTTATTATCGCTTTTGTCGCCGTCAGAACGTCGCTCTACAACCAGTGCTACTTGGTCATGTGCTGTGCGCTCAGCTGTTTTTTGATGCCCATGCTGTTCTTGTTCTGCGGTGGTATCACTAGCGGCATGCCTCTTTACTGTATTACCTCGCTTGCGCTGATTGCCTTTGCAGTTCGCGGGCGTGCGAAAAACATTTCTTTTATCATTTCACTGTTAATCCAAGCGGCAACGATCTATATGTCCTGGAAGAATCCGGACATCCTCTATACCACTCTCGACCGCGACGGAGCTTTTCTTGACATTCTGGTCACCCACATTTTGACAAGCATTACGCTTTTTGCCGTAGGCTCCTTCTCGCTGATGGCTTATGTACAGGAACGCGAAAAAAGCGAAAAGCTGGTGGCACGACTGGACTACCTGGCCGTCAGGGATTCCCTTACGGGTCTGTACAATCGCAGATACTTGCTCAAGTTCCTTGACGAACGAGTCTGGAAACACCGTAACGACTACTTTATCGCCATGTTCGACTTGGACAATTTTAAACAAGTTAACACTAAGTACGATCACAAGTTTGGCGACAAGGTCATTTGCGCCGTAAGCGAACTGATTCAAAAGGTCAGCGACGAAATCGCCGGCGAATGCGTCGCCCGTTATGGTTGCGAAAAATTCATCTACCTGATTAGCGCAGGTTCTGAAGTAGAAGCATACTCCAAGGTGGAATCGATCCGCAAGGCCGTTCGTCAGATTCGCCTCGACGAGCACCCGGAACTGCAAATTACAATAAGCGGCGGATTGCTCCCTTGCAGCGCCAAGTCTGTAGCCGACGTCAATCAGCTTCTTTTCCGAGTTGACGAACTCGTGGTTTCCGCCAAAAAACAAGGCAAGAACCAGATTCGCAACATGGTCGAAAACTAA
- a CDS encoding EAL and HDOD domain-containing protein, whose protein sequence is MQTLAYLARQPILDREGKIYAYELLFRDSPESDIAIIASDVLATAQVLENVLNNIGIERLIGNNKAFVNCSRNMLLDNLFGLLNPKYFVLEVLEDVEVDEAIVKAVQRYRALGFELALDDFIFNDEFITRFKPLFPYVSYVKMDVVDNSQESMNAAAVFFKTMGIKLLAEKVEDEATFKRCEEAGYDYFQGFFFAKPELVTGRKIDATSATLLQLLLRIKSRPSLEDMVESLTKHEDIAQNLLRFVNSDSETRHSRIDNVKDAIVWVGMRRIQEWLMLMLYARPELGMTPQASPLFQNASHRAKFMESLARCIDENNDDFCAKAFMVGLISRMDALVRAPLETILPDAPADDEMQDALLNRTGRLGTLLRLADAVELDDRESIQACLKEEGIHFAQLKLCLNESYSFANEH, encoded by the coding sequence ATGCAAACACTCGCCTACTTAGCACGCCAGCCTATCCTCGACCGCGAGGGTAAGATTTACGCGTATGAGCTTCTGTTTCGCGATTCGCCCGAAAGCGACATCGCCATCATTGCAAGCGACGTCCTTGCCACCGCGCAGGTGCTTGAAAACGTTCTGAACAATATCGGCATCGAGCGCCTGATCGGAAACAACAAGGCCTTCGTGAACTGCAGCCGCAACATGCTGCTCGACAACCTGTTCGGACTTTTGAACCCCAAGTACTTTGTACTCGAGGTTCTCGAAGACGTGGAAGTCGACGAGGCAATCGTCAAGGCCGTCCAGCGCTACAGGGCCCTAGGCTTTGAACTAGCGCTCGACGACTTTATTTTCAACGACGAATTCATCACGCGATTCAAGCCGCTGTTCCCGTACGTAAGCTACGTCAAGATGGACGTGGTGGATAATTCGCAAGAATCCATGAACGCAGCCGCAGTCTTCTTCAAGACCATGGGAATCAAGCTCCTGGCCGAAAAGGTGGAAGACGAAGCCACATTCAAACGCTGCGAAGAAGCGGGCTACGATTACTTCCAGGGATTCTTCTTTGCAAAGCCCGAACTGGTAACCGGCCGTAAAATCGACGCGACCTCGGCAACGCTTCTGCAGCTGTTGCTCCGCATCAAGTCGAGACCCAGCCTCGAAGACATGGTCGAAAGCCTTACCAAGCACGAAGACATCGCCCAGAACCTGCTCCGGTTCGTGAACTCCGACTCCGAGACCCGCCACAGCCGCATCGACAACGTCAAGGACGCCATCGTGTGGGTTGGCATGCGCCGCATCCAGGAATGGCTCATGCTTATGCTGTACGCCCGCCCGGAACTCGGCATGACACCGCAAGCCTCGCCCCTGTTCCAGAACGCAAGCCACCGCGCGAAGTTCATGGAAAGCCTCGCCCGCTGCATCGACGAGAACAACGACGACTTCTGCGCCAAGGCATTCATGGTCGGGCTCATCAGTCGCATGGACGCTCTCGTGCGCGCCCCACTCGAAACGATCTTGCCGGACGCCCCTGCCGACGACGAAATGCAGGACGCCCTCCTCAACCGCACGGGCCGCCTCGGCACGCTGCTCCGCCTTGCAGACGCCGTGGAACTCGACGACCGCGAATCCATCCAGGCATGCCTCAAGGAAGAAGGCATCCATTTTGCACAACTGAAACTCTGCCTCAACGAATCCTACAGTTTTGCCAATGAACATTGA
- the hisG gene encoding ATP phosphoribosyltransferase: protein MIKVALPNKGMLFEPTQELLKACGYKASKPYKTLTQLDTKNGIEFFFLRPSDIPMYVGRGIIDAGITGIDFNAEAKSPAVKVLDLPYGASKMCAAVPNESPVQSLDELKNSTIATSFPNIVEGFYKKPMDFVVLEGAVEISVSLGVADAIVDVVETGTTLKQAGLRIVGEPLFRSNAALFCNPQKTELEEVHTLIRRIEGKLVAQSYMMIEYDCPSELLQKACELTPGLDAPTVTKLHGREWYSVKAMVPQDEANAIMDKLWDAGARSILLFGIKSARI, encoded by the coding sequence ATGATTAAGGTAGCTCTCCCCAACAAGGGCATGCTCTTTGAGCCCACCCAGGAACTTTTGAAGGCTTGCGGTTACAAAGCCTCCAAACCCTACAAGACTTTGACCCAACTCGATACCAAGAACGGAATCGAATTCTTCTTCTTGCGTCCGAGCGACATCCCCATGTACGTGGGCCGCGGCATTATCGACGCCGGTATCACAGGTATCGACTTTAACGCCGAAGCCAAGAGCCCGGCAGTCAAGGTTCTGGACCTGCCCTACGGCGCCTCCAAGATGTGCGCCGCCGTGCCGAACGAAAGCCCGGTGCAGTCCCTTGACGAACTCAAGAATTCGACAATTGCCACCAGCTTCCCGAACATTGTGGAAGGTTTCTACAAGAAGCCGATGGACTTCGTGGTGCTCGAAGGCGCCGTCGAAATCTCGGTGAGCCTCGGCGTGGCAGATGCCATTGTCGACGTGGTCGAAACCGGCACGACACTCAAGCAGGCAGGACTTCGCATTGTGGGCGAACCGCTCTTCCGTAGCAACGCCGCCCTCTTCTGCAACCCGCAGAAGACCGAACTCGAAGAAGTCCACACGCTGATCCGCCGCATCGAAGGCAAGCTCGTTGCCCAGTCGTACATGATGATCGAATACGACTGCCCCTCCGAACTGCTCCAGAAAGCATGCGAACTCACGCCGGGCCTCGACGCCCCGACGGTGACCAAACTCCACGGCCGCGAATGGTACTCCGTGAAGGCCATGGTCCCGCAAGACGAAGCAAATGCCATCATGGACAAGCTTTGGGACGCAGGCGCACGCAGCATTCTCCTGTTCGGGATCAAGAGCGCTCGTATTTAA
- the yihA gene encoding ribosome biogenesis GTP-binding protein YihA/YsxC — protein sequence MMEKSPKGTKANLPPKTVHHGPVTVGDYKIVSAEFVKGSTSIKHLPEERLPQIAFLGRSNVGKSSLMNALMGRKDLVKVGRTPGKTRELNFFKVNGKFFLVDLPGVGFAKVSNAKRDQMADFIREYVEKCKDLKGLVYLVDVRHGGHAIDIETVEAIRASGCPVLIVASKRDKANQSELAKGLRSIKEKFGLDQNPLSVSSLKKFGLGDLWHQILEAVEQNND from the coding sequence ATGATGGAAAAATCACCGAAAGGGACAAAGGCGAATTTACCGCCCAAGACCGTTCATCACGGCCCTGTCACGGTAGGCGACTATAAAATCGTCTCCGCTGAATTTGTCAAAGGTTCGACAAGCATCAAGCACCTTCCCGAAGAACGCTTACCGCAAATAGCCTTCCTTGGACGCTCCAATGTGGGCAAATCTTCGCTCATGAACGCCCTGATGGGCCGAAAAGACCTGGTAAAAGTAGGCAGAACCCCTGGAAAAACCCGCGAATTGAATTTTTTCAAAGTCAACGGGAAGTTTTTTCTAGTAGATTTACCAGGTGTAGGCTTTGCAAAAGTCAGCAACGCCAAACGCGACCAAATGGCAGACTTTATCCGCGAATACGTGGAAAAGTGTAAAGACCTGAAAGGACTCGTATATTTGGTAGACGTGCGCCACGGTGGCCACGCTATCGATATCGAAACGGTCGAAGCCATCCGGGCCAGCGGTTGCCCCGTACTGATCGTTGCAAGCAAACGCGACAAGGCAAACCAGTCGGAACTTGCAAAAGGACTCCGCAGCATCAAGGAAAAATTCGGGCTCGACCAGAATCCCTTGAGCGTGAGTTCCTTGAAGAAATTCGGACTCGGCGACTTGTGGCACCAAATTTTGGAAGCGGTAGAACAAAACAATGATTAA
- a CDS encoding DivIVA domain-containing protein — translation MELTPLDIRNQNFHKKNFGGIDPEEVKAFLDTAANAFEQMSRDKTDLTERLKVAEERVNYYRQIEKTIQDAVVTMQKTVDEVKATAEKEAEIIVAEAKARAVREVESTKKEAEELRMEIEQLKQLRTNYFIRCRALIKGQEDLLTAMENDQRMQEELKARPAAPGNVLA, via the coding sequence ATGGAACTTACACCGTTGGATATCCGAAACCAGAACTTCCACAAGAAAAATTTCGGTGGAATCGATCCTGAAGAAGTCAAGGCTTTTCTGGATACTGCAGCCAATGCCTTCGAACAGATGTCCAGGGACAAGACCGACCTTACCGAACGCTTGAAGGTTGCCGAAGAACGCGTGAATTACTACCGCCAGATTGAAAAGACGATTCAAGACGCCGTAGTCACCATGCAGAAGACGGTTGACGAAGTCAAGGCTACAGCCGAAAAGGAAGCTGAAATTATCGTTGCCGAGGCCAAGGCCAGAGCGGTCCGCGAGGTGGAGTCCACCAAGAAAGAAGCCGAAGAACTCCGCATGGAGATTGAACAGCTTAAGCAATTGCGTACAAATTATTTCATTCGCTGCCGTGCTCTCATCAAGGGTCAAGAGGACTTGCTTACCGCTATGGAAAACGACCAACGTATGCAGGAAGAACTGAAGGCCCGTCCGGCAGCCCCGGGAAATGTGCTCGCCTAA
- a CDS encoding flavodoxin gives MFNKMKLTAAMSVLAASMVFTACNEQESKTEVKKEVPDATPAPSKSVVVYYSQNGATKKLAEIFQKAKDASAVELKLVTPYPSTYDSTIVAVKAQREGKQWPALENAKVELAKYDTVYLGYPIMFGTFAPPIYTFLDSNDLSGKVVVPFCTYGSGGRKASAAELKTLEPGANVTLAYGISNKRMNAENGAEVAASEVEAFFGNLETGKTDEMLMGGFSEQRPLAAEDSAVFAEATKDYAYLGLRPLSVSTQIVAGTNYLFVCEMKAFGGPAMQTNVKIFKPLPGRGVAEMIVVEQ, from the coding sequence ATGTTTAACAAGATGAAGCTGACTGCTGCCATGTCTGTATTGGCGGCTTCGATGGTGTTTACCGCCTGCAACGAGCAGGAATCTAAAACCGAAGTGAAAAAGGAAGTGCCCGATGCGACTCCGGCCCCTTCGAAGTCTGTAGTGGTGTACTACTCGCAGAATGGAGCGACTAAGAAACTCGCCGAAATTTTCCAGAAGGCAAAGGATGCTAGCGCAGTAGAACTCAAGCTCGTGACTCCGTATCCGTCTACTTACGACAGCACGATTGTTGCCGTAAAGGCTCAGCGCGAAGGCAAGCAGTGGCCTGCCCTCGAAAACGCCAAGGTGGAACTCGCCAAGTACGACACGGTGTATTTGGGGTACCCGATTATGTTTGGGACGTTTGCACCGCCCATTTACACCTTCCTTGATTCGAACGATTTGAGCGGCAAAGTGGTGGTGCCCTTCTGCACCTATGGCAGCGGTGGCCGCAAGGCGTCTGCCGCAGAACTCAAGACTCTTGAACCGGGAGCCAACGTGACGCTTGCCTATGGTATTTCTAACAAGCGCATGAATGCAGAAAATGGTGCCGAAGTTGCCGCGAGCGAAGTCGAAGCCTTCTTTGGAAATCTGGAAACCGGCAAGACCGATGAAATGCTCATGGGCGGTTTCTCGGAACAGCGCCCGCTTGCTGCAGAAGATTCCGCTGTGTTTGCTGAGGCGACCAAGGACTACGCTTACTTGGGACTCAGACCGCTTTCAGTGTCGACGCAGATTGTTGCTGGCACGAATTACTTGTTCGTTTGCGAAATGAAGGCTTTTGGTGGCCCTGCCATGCAGACGAATGTGAAAATATTCAAGCCGCTTCCGGGGCGTGGCGTTGCAGAAATGATTGTTGTTGAACAATAA